A stretch of the Papaver somniferum cultivar HN1 chromosome 6, ASM357369v1, whole genome shotgun sequence genome encodes the following:
- the LOC113291890 gene encoding uncharacterized protein LOC113291890 gives MVVQRQRAASKSAIPSSSGQHFSLALLPITILVIPPNTSMQPLNLIASTGHISFAIGGGVVVGGVGFIVGGGVGVGIVGGVGSVGVGVDGGGVVIGGFVVGVGGSVGVGLFGGGGGIAGVGNVGVVVDGVGVGAGVGGGFIVVGGVSFGVGFGGGMGGDVGVGVDGVGNFGGGVCFGGVGVRVGGGFIVGGITTGVGGCGVGVGVGGGNVGFEVDGGGVSFGGGCGGVVGGDVGSVGVDRGGGVGEGVGGGFIVGDVGMDGVGNVGVGTDGGGVFGSVGVGVGGIGNDGGGGGNVIGVVGIRVGGGFMVGGVGAGTRGGFIVGGIGVGVDGGGLSFGGVGVGVGVGGGVGGGSGGSKVGGGVLLGGVGSSVGGVDGDGGVDGVGNICVGVDGGGGNSGGGSVGNVGVSVVGGVGVGDGGGFIIGVIGAGVGGGVGSVGVDVNGGGGIVGGVGIGVCGGFIVGDFGVGVGGGTGSVGVGVVGGVGMGVGGGFIFGGGVGSVGFGVGVGGRSGGVGIGVGGSGVGVGGVGVGVGVGVGIGGGVGGDAGGVSGGCIIGGIGGGVGSVGDGVNFGGVGVGGVGVGVVVGGVGNAGVVGGGVVIGGIGVGVGGGFIVGGIGVGSIGGGIVVGGVGVSVGGGFTVGGVGVGGDVGVGLGGFGGVDGVGNFGGGVSFGAVGVGGGFIVGGVTTGVGGCGVGVGGVGNVGVGVDGGGVSFGGGRGGVVGGGVGSGAVVVDGGGGGGGGVLIGGLGVGIGEGFIVGGVGMDGVGNVGVGDDGGVGVRVGAGGGVGGIGNAGGDVDDGGGGDNVVGGVGIVVGGGFMVGGVGAGTGGGFIVGGIGVGVDGGVSFGGVGVRVGGGVFIGGVDDGGVVGGVWEDGGGGSSVGGSVGVDGAGNGNVGVVGGVGGGDGGGFIVGVIGAGVGGGVGSVGDGGGVVVGGVVVGVCGGFIVGDFGVGVGGGIGSVGVGVFGGVGVGVGGGFRFGGGVGNGCVGVDGGGVSFGGVRGGVVVGGGGSGGVVVDGGGGGGGGGLLIGAVGVGIGGGFIVGGVGMGGVGNVGVGANGGGIFGGVSVGVGGGGDVGGIGNVGGDIDDDGGGGGGGGGGGGGGGVGGVGIGVGGGFMVGGVGAGAGTGGGFIVGGISVGVDGGVSFGGGGIFIGGVDDGGVVGGVGADGGGGSAGGSVGVDGVGNVGVVGGDGGGFIIGVIGAGVGGGVGSVGVDVDGGGGVVVGVCGGFIVGDFGVGVGGGTGSVGVGVFGGVGVGVGGGFSFGGDVGNVGVGVDGGGVSFGGVRGGVVGGGVGSGGVVVDGGGGGGGGGLLIGGVGVGIGGGFIVGGVGMDGVGNVGVGANGGDIFGSVCVGVGGGGGGDVGGIGNVGGDIDDDGGGGGGGVGVGGVGIGVGGGFMVGGVGAGAGTGGGFIVGVGGRVFVGGVDDGGVGEDGGGGSSAGGSVGVGGDGNIGVVGGDGGGFIIGVIGAGVGGGVGSVGVDVDGGGGVVGGIVVGVCGGFIVGDFGMGVGGGTGIVGVGVFGGVGVGVGGGFSFGGGVGNFGFGVGVGGSGGGVGIGVGGSGGGVGGVGFGVGIGVDGGVDGDAGGVGVGVGGGCIIGGANGGVGSVGGGVSFGGVGVGGVDFGGVGGVGVGVVVGGVGNVGVVGGGVFIGSVGGGFIVGGIGVGSVDGGGVGFGGAGGGIVVDGGGIVVGGVGVSVGGGCTVGGVGVGGDAGVGVGVFGGVDGVGNFGSGVSFGGAGVGVGGGFIVGGVVTGVGGNGVCIGGVGNVGVGVDGGGVSFGGGRGGVVGGGVGSGGVVVDGGGGSGGGGVLIGGVGVGIGGGFGGVCVGVGDGGDVGGIGNGGGDIDDGGSGGGVVGGVSIGVGGGFMVGGVGAGTGGGFIVGGIGDGVDVGVSVGGVDDGGVVGGVGNVGVGVDGGGGSIAGGSVGVGGVGNVGVVGGDGGGFIIGVIGAEVGGGVGSVGVDVDGGGGVVGGVGVGVSGGLIVGGFGVGVGGGIGNVGVGVGVDGGEGIVGGVGVGVRGFGGVGVGASGGGVGGVGVGVGVDGGGVSFGGSAGGVVGGAGGGVGGGCIIGDIGGGVDSVGGGGVRFGGVGVGGVGGGGVGVGVIVGGVGKVGVVGGGVIGGVGVGVGGGSMVGGVGGGVGSFGVEVGGGVVVGGVGVGVGDGIGSVGGGGACAGGGFGVGKDGGGISVGGVGLGARALGGGAGVDEGAFGGGVCFGVGAFGGVGIGVGDFGGGLGSGMGDVGGGHGFTIGVNGGGLALGVCFFLGGDCFGGLKVGDGLA, from the exons ATGGTGGTGCAAAGACAAAGAGCTGCGTCCAAATCTGCAATTCCTTCTAGCAGCGGACAACATTTTTCTTTAGCGCTACTCCCAATTACAATTCTAGTGATTCCGCCTAACACATCTATGCAGCCGCTTAATTTAATAGCGTCAACTGGGCACATCTCTTTTGCCattggtggtggtgttgttgttggCGGTGTTGGTTTcatagttggtggtggtgttggtgtggGAATTGTTGGTGGTGTTGGAAGTGTCGgtgttggtgttgatggtggtggtgttgttaTTGGAGGTTTTGTTGTCGGAGTTGGTGGCAGTGTTGGTGTAGGActttttggtggtggtggcggtattGCTGGAGTTGGCAATGTGGGTGTCGTGGTTGATGGTGTTGGAGTTGGTGCCggagttggtggtggttttaTTGTTGTTGGTGGAGTTAGCTTTGGTGTTGGATTTGGTGGTGGTATGGGTGGTGATGTCGGTGTTGGTGTGGATGGAGTTGGAAATTTTGGCGGTGGTGTTTGTTTCGGTGGTGTTGGTGTTAGAGTTGGTGGTGGTTTTATTGTTGGCGGTATTACTACTGGAGTTGGTGGTTGTGGTGTTGGTGTCGGTGTTGGAGGTGGAAATGTTGGCTTTGAGGTTGATGGAGGTGGTGTTagttttggtggtggttgtggtggagttgttggtggtgatgttgGAAGTGTTGGTGTTGATCGTGGTGGCGGTGTTGGtgaaggagttggtggcggttTTATTGTTGGCGACGTTGGCATGGACGGTGTTGGAAATGTTGGTGTCGGtactgatggtggtggtgtttttGGTAGTGTTGGTGTTGGAGTTGGTGGAATAGGCaatgacggtggtggtggtggtaatgttaTTGGCGttgttggtatcagagtaggggGTGGTTTTATGGTTGGAGGTGTCGGTGCTGGAACTCGTGGTGGATTTATTGTAGGCGGCATTGgtgttggtgttgatggtggtggtcttagttttggtggtgttggtgttggtgttggagttggtggtggtgttggtggtggaagtggtggtagtaaagttggtggtggtgttttaCTTGGTGGAGTTGGATCTAGTGTCGGGGGAGTagatggtgatggtggtgttgatggaGTTGGAAATATTTGCGTTGGGGTAGATGGAGGAGGTGGTAATAGCGGTGGTGGTAGTGTTGGAAATGTTGGTGTTAGTGTGGTTGGCGGAGTTGGTGTCGGAGATGGTGGCGGTTTTATTATTGGCGTGATCGGTgcaggagttggtggtggtgttggcaGTGTTGGTGTCGATGTTAATGGTGGTGGAGGTATTGTTGGCGGCGTTGGTATAGGAGTTTGTGGTGGTTTTATTGTTGGAGATTTTGGTGTGGGAGTTGGTGGTGGTACTGGCAGTGTTGGTGTCGGTGTTGTTGGAGGGGTTGGAATGGGAGTTGGTGGAGGTTTTAtttttggtggtggtgttggcAGTGTTGGTTTCGGTGTTGGAGTTGGTGGGAGAAGTGGTGGTGTTGGTATTGGAGTTGGTGGGAGTGGTGTTGGCGTTGGCGGAGTGGGAGTTGGAGTTGGTGTTGGTGTTGGGATAGGTGGTGGTGTGGGCGGTGATGCTGGCGGAGTTAGTGGCGGTTGTATTATTGGCGGtattggtggtggtgttggtagtGTTGGCGATGGTGTTAATTTTGGGGGTGTTGGAGTTGGTGGTGTTggagttggtgttgttgttggtggtgttggAAATGCCGGTGTCGTTGGTGGCGGTGTTGTTATTGGCGGTATTGGTGTAGGAGTTGGAGGTGGTTTTATTGTTGGAGGTATCGGTGTTGGAAGTATTGGTGGTGGTATTGTTGTTGGCGGTGTTGGTGTTagtgttggtggtggttttaCTGTTGGCGGTGTTGGTGTTGGTGGAGATGTCGGTGTTGGTTTGGGGGGTTTTGGTGGTGTGGACGGAGTTGGAAATTTTGGCGGTGGTGTTAGTTTTGGTGCtgttggagttggtggtggttttaTTGTTGGCGGTGTTACTACAGGAGTTGGTGGTTGTGGTGTTGGCGTTGGAGGTGTAGGCAATGTTGGTGTCGGGGTTGATGGCGGTGGTGTTAGTTTTGGTGGTGGTCGCGGTggagttgttggtggtggtgttgggaGTGGTGCTGTCgtagttgatggtggtggtgggggtggtggtggtgtaCTTATTGGCGGTTTAGGTGTAGGAATTGGTGAAGGTTTTATTGTTGGCGGCGTAGGCATGGACGGTGTTGGCAATGTTGGTGtcggtgatgatggtggtgttggtgttAGAGTTGGTGCCGGTGGAGGTGTTGGTGGAATTGGTAAtgctggtggtgatgttgatgatggtggaggtggtgaCAATGTTGTTGGCGGTGTTGGTATCGTAGTAGGGGGTGGTTTTATGGTTGGAGGTGTTGGTGCTGGAACTGGTGGTGGATTTATTGTTGGCGGCATTGgtgttggtgttgatggtggtgttagttttggtggtgttggtgttagagttggtggtggtgtttttattggtggagttgatgatggtggtgttgtTGGTGGAGTTTgggaagatggtggtggtggtagtagtgtTGGTGGTAGTGTTGGTGTGGATGGTGCTGGAAATGGAAATGTTGGTGttgttggcggagttggtggcggagatGGTGGCGGTTTTATTGTTGGCGTGATTGGTGCGGGAGTAGGTGGCGGTGTTGGTAgtgttggtgatggtggtggagttgTTGTTGGCGGCGTTGTTGTAGGAGTTTGTGGCGGTTTTATTGTTGGCGATTTTGGTGTGGGAGTTGGTGGTGGTATTGGCAGTGTTGGTGTTGGTGTTTTTGGAGGCGTTGGAGTGGGAGTTGGTGGCGGTTTTCgttttggtggtggtgttggaaaTGGTTGTGTCGgggttgatggtggtggtgttagtTTTGGTGGTGTTCGCGGTggagttgttgttggtggtggtgggagtGGTGGtgtcgttgttgatggtggtggtgggggtggtggtggtggtttactTATTGGCGCTGTGGGTGTAGGAATTGGTGGTGGTTTTATTGTTGGCGGCGTAGGCATGGGCGGTGTTGGCAATGTTGGTGTCGGTGCTAATGGTGGTGGTATTTTTGGTGGTGTTAGTGTTGGAGTTGGTGGCGGTGGCGATGTTGGTGGAATTGGTAATGTTGGTGGCgatattgatgatgatggtggtggtggtggcggcggcggcggcggcggtggtggtggtggtgttggcggTGTTGGTATCGGAGTAGGGGGTGGTTTTATGGTTGGAGgtgttggtgctggtgctggaACTGGTGGTGGGTTTATTGTTGGCGGCATTAgtgttggtgttgatggtggtgttagttttggt ggtggtggtattTTTATTGGTGgagttgatgatggtggtgttgtTGGTGGAGTTGGggcagatggtggtggtggtagtgctgGTGGTAGTGTTGGTGTGGATGGTGTCGGAAATGTTGGTGTTgttggtggagatggtggtggttttaTTATTGGCGTGATTGGTGCGGGAGTAGGTGGCGGTGTTGGTAGTGTTGGTGtcgatgttgatggtggtggagGTGTTGTTGTAGGAGTTTGTGGCGGTTTTATTGTTGGCGATTTTGGTGTGGGAGTTGGTGGTGGTACTGGCAGTGTTGGTGTTGGTGTTTTTGGAGGCGTTGGAGTGGGAGTTGGTGGAGGTTTTAGTTTTGGTGGTGATGTTGGCAATGTTGGTGTAGgggttgatggtggtggtgttagtTTTGGTGGTGTTCGCGGTggagttgttggtggtggtgttgggaGTGGTGGtgtcgttgttgatggtggtggtgggggtggtggtggtggtttactTATTGGCGGTGTGGGTGTAGGAATTGGTGGTGGTTTTATTGTTGGCGGCGTAGGCATGGACGGTGTTGGCAATGTTGGTGTCGGTGCTAATGGTGGTGATATTTTTGGTAGTGTTTGTGTTGGAGTTGGCGGCGGTGGCGGTGGCGATGTTGGTGGAATTGGTAATGTTGGTGGCgatattgatgatgatggtggtggtggtggtggtggtgttggtgttggcGGTGTTGGTATCGGAGTAGGGGGTGGTTTTATGGTTGGAGgtgttggtgctggtgctggaACTGGTGGTGGATTTATTGTTGGCG TTGGTGGTCGTGTTTTTGTTGGTGgagttgatgatggtggtgttggggaagatggtggtggtggcagtagTGCTGGTGGTAGTGTTGGTGTGGGTGGTGATGGAAATATTGGTGTTGTTGGCGGAGATGGTGGCGGTTTTATTATTGGCGTGATTGGTGCGGGAGTAGGTGGTGGTGTTGGTAGTGTTGGTGtcgatgttgatggtggtggagGTGTTGTTGGCGGCATTGTTGTGGGAGTTTGTGGCGGTTTTATTGTTGGCGATTTTGGTATGGGAGTTGGTGGTGGTACTGGCATTGTGGGTGTCGGTGTTTTTGGAGGCGTTGGAGTAGGAGTTGGTGGCGGTTTTAgttttggtggtggtgttggaaaTTTTGGTTTCGGTGTTGGAGTTGGTGGGAGTGGTGGTGGCGTTGGTATTGGAGTTGGTgggagtggtggtggtgttggcggAGTCGGATTTGGAGTTGGTATTGGGGTAGATGGTGGTGTGGACGGCGATGCTGGCGGAGTCGGTGTTGGAGTTGGTGGCGGTTGTATTATTGGCGGTGCTAATGGTGGTGTTGGTAGTGTTGGAGGTGGTGTAAGTTTTGGGGGTGTTGGAGTTGGTGGTGTTGATTTCGGTGGTGTAGGCGGTGTTggagttggtgttgttgttggtggtgttggCAATGTCGGTGTCGTTGGTGGCGGTGTTTTTATTGGCagtgttggtggtggttttaTTGTTGGCGGTATCGGTGTtggaagtgttgatggtggtggtgttggttttGGAGGTGCTGGTGGGGGTATTGTTGTTGACGGTGGTGGTATTGTTGTTGGCGGCGTTGGTGTCAGTGTTGGTGGTGGTTGTACTGTTGGTGGTGTTGGTGTGGGTGGAGATGCCGGTGTTGGTGTGGGGGTTTTTGGTGGTGTGGATGGAGTTGGAAATTTTGGCAGTGGTGTTAGTTTTGGTGGTGCTGGtgttggagttggtggtggttttaTTGTTGGTGGTGTTGTAACAGGAGTTGGTGGTAATGGTGTTTGCATTGGAGGTGTAGGCAATGTTGGTGTCGGGGTTGATGGCGGTGGTGTTAGTTTTGGTGGTGGTCGCGGTggagttgttggtggtggtgttgggaGTGGTGGtgtcgttgttgatggtggtggtgggagtgGGGGTGGTGGTGTACTTATTGGCGGTGTGGGTGTAGGAATTGGTGGTGGTTTTGGTGGTGTTTGTGTTGGAGTTGGtgacggtggtgatgttggtgGAATTGGTAATGGTGGTGGCGATATTGatgatggtggtagtggtggtggtgttgttggCGGTGTTAGTATCGGAGTAGGGGGTGGTTTTATGGTTGGAGGTGTTGGTGCTGGAACTGGTGGTGGCTTTATTGTTGGAGGCATTGgtgatggtgttgatg TTGGAGTTAGTGTTGGTGgagttgatgatggtggtgttgtTGGCGGAGTTGGAAATGTTGGTGTTGGggtagatggtggtggtggtagtattgCTGGTGGTAGTGTTGGTGTGGGTGGTGTTGGAAATGTTGGCGTTGTTGGCGGAGATGGTGGCGGTTTTATTATTGGCGTGATTGGCGCagaagttggtggtggtgttggcaGTGTTGGTGTCGATGTTGACGGTGGTGGAGGTGTTGTTGGCGGCGTTGGTGTAGGAGTTTCTGGCGGTTTGATTGTTGGGGGTTTTGGTGTGGGAGTTGGTGGTGGTATTGGGAatgttggtgttggtgttggtgttgatggtggtgaaGGTATTGTTGGAGGCGTTGGTGTGGGAGTTCGTGGTTTTGGCGGTGTTGGAGTTGGTGcaagtggtggtggtgttggcggAGTTGGAGTTGGTGTTGGGGTAGACGGTGGTGGCGTCAGTTTTGGTGGTAGTGCTGGCGGTGTTGTTGGTGGAGCTGgtggcggagttggtggcggtTGTATTATTGGCGatattggtggtggtgttgatagTGTTGGTGGTGGCGGTGTTCGTTTTGGTGGTGTTGGagttggtggtgttggtggtggtggtgttggagttGGTGTTATTGTTGGTGGTGTTGGCAAAGTCGGTGTCGTTGGTGGTGGTGTTATTGGCGGTGTTGGTGTCGGAGTTGGTGGTGGTTCTATGGTTGGAGGTGTCGGTGGTGGTGTTGGAAGTTTTGGCGTcgaagttggtggtggtgttgttgttggAGGTGTTGGTGTGGGAGTTGGTGACGGTATCGGTAGTGTTGGTGGAGGTGGTGCTTGTGCTGGCGGTGGTTTTGGTGTAGGTAAGGATGGAGGCGGTATTAGTGTTGGTGGTGTTGGTTTAGGTGCAAGAGCtcttggtggtggtgctggtgttgATGAAGGAGCTTTTGGTGGTGGTGTTTGCTTTGGCGTTGGAGCTTTTGGTGGTGTTGGTATAGGCGTAGGAGATTTTGGTGGTGGTCTTGGTTCGGGGATGGGAGATGTAGGCGGTGGACATGGTTTTACAATTGGTGTAAATGGCGGTGGCTTAGCTTTGGGGGTATGCTTTTTCTTGGGTGGGGATTGTTTCGGTGGTTTGAAAGTTGGAGACGGTTTAGCATGA